One genomic region from Deinococcus fonticola encodes:
- a CDS encoding GNAT family N-acetyltransferase, giving the protein MNALQRINAGEVAAHRHTGGKVRQIGPFTAVGSGQNTPLDIAWFDGSRLPTPAELRELEAFCRDADQPVTLHALSHVAPSLLPLLRAEGYAVSYVLHVYAHDLTHLPERPALPIRPEPDPETWARLSAQGFGEDTLNIMRLVGRHPHVQRFAAKEEEGGQVIATAAMQVTGDVAALYAASTVPDGRGRGAQTALLAHRLHLAREQGAALASVFVTPGTPSERNITRAGFQLAGMRLTFARL; this is encoded by the coding sequence ATGAACGCCCTGCAACGCATCAACGCCGGCGAAGTCGCCGCGCACCGCCACACCGGGGGAAAAGTGCGGCAGATCGGGCCGTTCACCGCTGTGGGCAGTGGGCAGAACACGCCGCTGGACATTGCCTGGTTCGACGGTTCCCGCCTGCCCACGCCAGCCGAACTGCGCGAACTGGAGGCGTTCTGCCGGGACGCCGATCAGCCCGTCACGCTGCACGCCCTGTCGCACGTGGCCCCGTCCCTGCTGCCCCTGCTGCGGGCAGAGGGCTACGCCGTCTCTTATGTCCTGCACGTGTACGCGCACGACCTGACCCACCTGCCGGAACGCCCGGCTTTGCCTATCCGCCCTGAACCTGACCCCGAAACGTGGGCGCGGCTCTCGGCGCAGGGGTTCGGGGAGGACACGCTGAACATCATGCGCCTGGTGGGCCGGCATCCGCACGTGCAACGCTTCGCCGCCAAAGAGGAAGAGGGCGGCCAGGTGATCGCCACCGCCGCCATGCAGGTCACCGGGGACGTGGCCGCGCTGTACGCGGCCTCCACCGTCCCCGACGGTCGCGGGCGCGGCGCCCAGACCGCCCTCCTCGCGCACCGCCTGCACCTGGCCCGCGAACAGGGCGCAGCCCTCGCCAGCGTGTTCGTGACCCCCGGCACGCCCAGCGAAAGAAACATCACCCGCGCCGGGTTTCAGCTGGCGGGCATGCGGCTGACCTTCGCCCGGCTGTGA
- the rbfA gene encoding 30S ribosome-binding factor RbfA: MKPEQVQAQLTRVLSEAISELRDPRVPMIVTVDHVHVTPDYGLARVYVSSIGGNMPDLLSALNHARGHLQREVAHQVRMRRTPMLEFRDAADSRF, from the coding sequence TTGAAGCCCGAACAGGTGCAGGCCCAGTTGACGCGCGTGCTCAGCGAGGCCATCTCGGAGCTGCGTGACCCGCGCGTGCCCATGATCGTCACGGTGGATCACGTGCACGTGACGCCCGATTACGGCCTGGCCCGCGTATACGTCAGCAGCATCGGCGGCAACATGCCCGACCTGCTCTCGGCCCTCAACCACGCCCGGGGGCATCTGCAACGCGAGGTGGCCCACCAGGTTCGCATGCGCCGCACGCCCATGCTGGAGTTCCGCGACGCGGCGGACTCTCGCTTCTGA
- a CDS encoding acyl-CoA thioesterase: MSFSTETELRVRYAETDAMAVAHHANYPVWFEVGRTDLMHALGVSYREIEARGYYLMLSDLQVRYRRAARYDDRLSLTTRVAEVRSRTAKFAYELRRVNPDGSRELLATGETHHIATDKTYRPARFPDDLLDLLGRE; encoded by the coding sequence ATGTCCTTTTCTACGGAAACCGAGCTGCGGGTGCGTTACGCCGAGACGGATGCCATGGCGGTGGCCCACCACGCGAATTACCCGGTGTGGTTCGAGGTGGGCCGCACCGACCTGATGCACGCGCTGGGGGTGTCCTACCGCGAGATCGAGGCGCGGGGCTACTACCTGATGCTCAGTGACCTTCAGGTGCGTTACCGCCGCGCCGCCCGCTACGACGACCGCCTGAGCCTGACGACGCGCGTGGCCGAGGTACGCAGCCGCACCGCGAAATTCGCCTACGAGTTGCGGCGCGTGAACCCGGACGGCAGCCGCGAACTGCTGGCCACCGGCGAAACGCACCACATCGCCACCGACAAGACCTACCGCCCGGCCCGCTTCCCGGACGACCTGCTGGACCTGCTGGGCCGCGAGTAA
- a CDS encoding 3-deoxy-7-phosphoheptulonate synthase gives MTQAPPPSRIENLNVTGFTPLCSPRDLKTRHPLTRRAEETVLAGRQAVVDILSGADDRLLVVVGPCSVHDFAQALEYARRLRELREQVKDRLEVQMRVYVDKPRTTVGWRGFLLDPDMDGSNDMNKGLERTRELMVAVADLGLPVATELLDPFAPQYFFDAVSWACLGARTTESQTHRAIASAISAPMGFKNGTGGGLKLAVDAVVAAAHPHTFFSVDDDGHPIVVHTRGNPHGHVILRGGRNGPNYAPQFVKEAADLMTAAGVTPAVMVDCSHANSGSDHARQNLVFRDVLHQVQAGAGALRGVMLESNLHAGKQPIAQDITRLKPGVSVTDACIAWDETEELLTLAHQSLQRRKVTV, from the coding sequence ATGACCCAGGCCCCACCCCCCAGCCGCATCGAGAACCTGAACGTCACCGGGTTCACGCCCCTGTGCTCGCCGCGTGACCTCAAGACCCGCCACCCGCTGACCCGCCGCGCCGAAGAAACGGTGCTGGCCGGCCGGCAGGCGGTGGTCGATATCCTGAGCGGCGCAGATGACCGCCTGCTGGTCGTGGTGGGGCCGTGCAGTGTGCACGACTTCGCCCAGGCCCTGGAATACGCCCGGCGCCTGAGGGAACTGCGTGAGCAGGTCAAAGACCGCCTGGAAGTGCAGATGCGGGTGTACGTCGATAAACCGCGCACCACCGTGGGCTGGCGCGGCTTCCTGCTCGACCCGGATATGGACGGCAGCAACGACATGAACAAGGGCCTGGAACGCACGCGCGAACTGATGGTCGCGGTGGCCGACCTGGGACTGCCGGTGGCGACCGAACTGCTTGATCCGTTTGCCCCGCAGTACTTCTTCGACGCGGTGTCGTGGGCCTGCCTGGGGGCACGCACCACCGAGTCGCAGACGCACCGCGCCATCGCCAGCGCCATCAGTGCCCCGATGGGCTTCAAGAACGGCACGGGCGGCGGCCTGAAACTCGCGGTGGACGCCGTGGTGGCCGCCGCCCACCCGCACACCTTCTTCTCGGTGGATGACGACGGTCACCCCATCGTGGTGCACACGCGCGGCAACCCGCACGGCCACGTGATTCTGCGCGGTGGACGGAACGGCCCGAATTACGCCCCGCAGTTCGTGAAGGAAGCCGCCGACCTGATGACGGCGGCCGGCGTCACGCCCGCGGTGATGGTGGACTGCTCTCACGCCAACAGCGGCAGCGACCACGCGCGGCAAAACCTGGTGTTCCGCGACGTGCTGCATCAGGTGCAGGCGGGCGCCGGGGCCCTGCGCGGCGTCATGCTGGAAAGCAACCTGCACGCCGGCAAACAGCCCATTGCGCAGGACATCACCCGGCTGAAACCCGGCGTGAGCGTCACCGACGCCTGCATCGCCTGGGACGAAACCGAGGAACTGCTGACGCTGGCGCACCAGTCCCTGCAACGGCGCAAAGTCACCGTCTGA